A single region of the Phycisphaerae bacterium RAS1 genome encodes:
- a CDS encoding Beta-monoglucosyldiacylglycerol synthase: MLLPDAETLCWAAVLAYFSILAILCVYGLHRYFLVLTYLRVRRQAPQPAGAFESLPRVTVQLPMFNERYVAERIIEQACRIDYPRDLLDIQVLDDSTDETRQLAQQAVERMRAAGHNVSYLHRSDRTGYKAGALAAGLQQAAGEFVVIFDADFVPPADILRRTIHYFSDQRVGMVQSRWDHLNRNASVLTNAQAILLDGHFMIEHTARNRSGRYMSFNGTAGVWRRSAIEDAGGWQHDTLTEDLDLSYRAQLRGWKFVFLPDLTSPAELPPEMNAFKAQQHRWTKGGAQTCVKLLPRVLASAADWRVKVEAVFHLTSGVVYVLMVLLSLLLGPALWAKLILSGPTSVWQWLFEAFLFVVGFGSAIAFYVYSQREQLKSWYDSIRFLPALMAVGIGIAFNNAIAALEGFFGGTGEFVRTPKFGDAAGKSGEWKRRAGAFRGKHGWQVWAELFMGVYLLAWVLPMFLHPKWVERISAALPFVAIFISGYFYIAWQTLATHWRAGRSASPAAG, from the coding sequence ATGCTGTTACCGGACGCCGAGACGCTCTGCTGGGCCGCAGTCCTGGCGTATTTCTCCATTCTGGCCATCCTCTGCGTCTACGGCCTGCACCGATATTTCCTGGTCCTGACTTACCTGCGCGTTCGGCGGCAGGCGCCGCAGCCGGCAGGGGCCTTTGAGTCGCTGCCGCGCGTCACCGTCCAGTTGCCCATGTTCAATGAGCGCTACGTCGCGGAGCGCATCATCGAGCAGGCCTGCCGCATCGACTATCCGCGCGACCTGCTCGACATTCAGGTGCTCGACGACTCGACCGACGAAACGCGCCAACTCGCGCAGCAGGCCGTCGAACGCATGCGGGCCGCCGGCCATAACGTCTCCTACCTGCATCGCTCGGATCGAACCGGCTACAAGGCGGGCGCGCTGGCGGCCGGTCTGCAGCAGGCAGCGGGCGAATTTGTGGTGATCTTCGACGCCGATTTCGTTCCGCCGGCGGACATTCTCCGGCGCACGATTCACTATTTCAGCGACCAGCGCGTCGGGATGGTGCAGTCGCGCTGGGACCATCTGAACCGCAATGCGTCCGTGCTGACCAACGCTCAGGCCATTCTGCTCGACGGCCACTTCATGATCGAGCACACCGCCCGCAATCGCAGCGGCCGCTACATGAGCTTCAATGGGACCGCCGGCGTCTGGCGCCGCAGCGCCATTGAAGACGCGGGCGGCTGGCAACACGACACCCTGACTGAAGACCTCGATCTGTCTTACCGCGCCCAGCTTCGCGGATGGAAGTTCGTCTTCCTGCCCGACCTGACCTCGCCGGCCGAGTTGCCGCCGGAAATGAACGCGTTCAAGGCTCAACAACACCGCTGGACGAAAGGCGGCGCACAGACCTGCGTCAAGCTTCTGCCGCGCGTACTGGCGTCCGCGGCGGATTGGCGCGTCAAGGTCGAGGCGGTCTTTCATCTCACCAGCGGCGTCGTTTACGTGCTCATGGTGCTGCTGTCGCTGCTGCTGGGGCCGGCGCTGTGGGCCAAGCTGATCCTCAGCGGCCCGACCAGCGTCTGGCAGTGGCTCTTCGAGGCGTTTCTGTTCGTGGTCGGCTTCGGCTCCGCGATCGCGTTCTACGTTTACAGCCAGCGCGAGCAGCTCAAGAGCTGGTACGACTCCATTCGCTTTCTGCCGGCCCTGATGGCCGTCGGCATCGGCATCGCCTTCAACAACGCCATTGCCGCGCTGGAGGGCTTCTTCGGCGGCACCGGCGAGTTCGTCCGCACGCCCAAGTTCGGCGACGCAGCAGGAAAATCCGGCGAGTGGAAACGGCGCGCGGGCGCCTTCCGCGGCAAGCACGGCTGGCAGGTCTGGGCCGAGCTGTTCATGGGCGTCTATCTGCTGGCCTGGGTGCTGCCGATGTTCCTTCACCCCAAGTGGGTCGAGCGCATCTCCGCCGCCCTGCCGTTCGTCGCGATCTTCATCTCCGGCTATTTCTACATCGCATGGCAGACGCTGGCGACGCACTGGCGCGCCGGGCGCAGCGCATCTCCCGCGGCGGGATAG